The following proteins come from a genomic window of Lycium ferocissimum isolate CSIRO_LF1 chromosome 4, AGI_CSIRO_Lferr_CH_V1, whole genome shotgun sequence:
- the LOC132051825 gene encoding putative E3 ubiquitin-protein ligase RF298, giving the protein MASMVAKAFTSTSTQYSPAITVPEKGSRNKRKFMADPPLSDPDKLIPSPQIECTSFEFSADKFGILPSRGLMNGCDICSTKQDASEGLKLDLGLSCSTVGPNRGGEEVKITEDFHDADWSDLIESQLEELVLSNLDTIFKSAIKKIAACGYSEETAEKAVLRSGVFYGLKDIMSNIVDNTLAFLCSRQESDASMEHHFEDLQLMEKYVLAELVCILREVRPFFSIGDAMWCLLICDMNVSHACAMDSTPLGSLVVDGNENSSASLQPHIPSEAEISESNSATFCKPTPTVASVHSSERPNVSSDTCGRSFQPDASKPKSSVVLTGLIPEKESPYPLFETFGKTLTATGQSRPSTSVEKFVASRKVSGITKREYILRQKSLQLEKFNRTSGSKGASRKLRSFGGLVLDKKLKSLADSASMKMKNSMKVNKIGATIPQDNVLSNFNGVASTSVFGSENGNSSVELPNSDIPSPLLPVNTSPEFAATNTELSLSLPAKYSSTPMPISYDTEASTSASNIISNEKCNAQWICQVKKDEMILKLVPRVTELQSQLQEWTEWANQKVMQAARRLSKDKSELKTLLLEKEEVERLKKEKKTLEESTLKKQAEMENALRKASGQIERASAAVRRLECENAGLRREMEAAKLHAVESSASCQEVLKREKKTLMKFQSWEKQKAIFQDELVAEKRKLIELYQQMEQAKVVQNQLEARWKQEKKAKEDFLTLASSLRKEREQIDASAKSKEDTTKFKAGLRKYKDDIEKLEKEISQLRLKADSSKIAALKRGIDGSYASRLTDLRNVSLPKDNTRMPYIATLVAGFEDHSKSGGLKRERECVMCLSEERSIVFLPCAHQVVCTTCNQLHQKQGMKDCPSCRSPIQRRLSVRYSSL; this is encoded by the exons ATGGCATCAATGGTTGCTAAGGCATTTACAAGCACATCTACTCAATATTCACCTGCGATTACGGTACCTGAAAAAGGAAGTAGGAATAAGAGGAAATTCATGGCTGATCCACCACTATCTGACCCAGATAAATTAATTCCTTCTCCTCAGATAGAATGCACAAGTTTTGAATTCTCTGCGGACAAATTTGGGATCCTACCTAGTCGTGGATTGATGAATGGTTGTGATATTTGTAGCACGAAGCAAGATGCTTCGGAAGGGTTGAAACTTGATCTTGGATTGTCATGTAGTACAGTCGGTCCAAACCGGGGTGGAGAGGAAGTGAAAATAACTGAAGATTTCCATGATGCTGATTGGAGTGATCTGATAGAATCTCAGCTAGAAGAGCTTGTCTTGAGCAACTTAGATACAATTTTCAAGAGTGCGATTAAGAAAATAGCGGCCTGTGGTTACAGCGAAGAGACTGCAGAGAAAGCTGTTTTAAGGTCTGGTGTTTTTTATGGTTTGAAGGACATTATGTCAAATATAGTGGACAATACATTGGCTTTTCTTTGCAGCAGGCAAGAGAGTGATGCATCCATGGAGCACCATTTTGAGGACTTGCAGCTGATGGAGAAGTATGTGTTAGCTGAATTGGTTTGTATTCTGCGTGAAGTTAGGCCTTTTTTCAGTATTGGTGATGCGATGTGGTGCTTATTAATATGTGACATGAATGTGTCTCATGCTTGTGCAATGGACAGCACTCCTTTGggtagtttggttgttgatggGAATGAAAATTCCTCTGCCTCTCTGCAGCCTCATATCCCATCAGAGGCCGAAATTTCTGAATCCAACAGCGCCACTTTCTGTAAACCAACCCCTACAGTTGCTTCTGTACATTCATCTGAGAGACCCAATGTGTCTTCAGATACTTGTGGGCGTAGCTTTCAGCCAGATGCATCCAAACCCAAATCTTCAGTTGTTCTCACAGGACTTATTCCTGAGAAAGAGAGTCCATATCCTCTGTTTGAAACCTTTGGTAAAACCTTAACTGCGACAGGACAATCCCGACCTTCAACTTCAGTGGAGAAGTTTGTTGCCAGTAGAAAGGTGTCTGGAATCACCAAAAGAGAATATATACTTAGGCAAAAGTCCCTTCAGCTGGAGAAATTTAACCGCACTTCTGGTTCTAAAGGGGCTTCTAGGAAACTCAGAAGTTTTGGTGGTTTAGTTTTAGATAAGAAGCTTAAATCCCTGGCTGATTCTGCTAGCATGAAAATGAAGAATTCGATGAAGGTCAATAAAATAGGAGCTACTATACCCcaggataatgtactgagtaatTTTAATGGAGTTGCTTCAACATCGGTATTTGGGTCAGAAAATGGCAATAGCTCAGTTGAATTACCTAACTCAGATATCCCTTCTCCATTATTGCCAGTCAATACCTCACCTGAATTTGCTGCTACTAATACTgagctttctctctctttgCCTGCCAAATACAGCTCCACTCCAATGCCTATTAGTTACGATACTGAGGCCAGTACTTCTgcttctaatattatatcaaaTGAAAAGTGTAATGCCCAATGGATTTGTCAAGTTAAGAAAGATGAAATGATTCTGAAGTTAGTCCCAAGGGTGACGGAGTTGCAAAGTCAGCTCCAAGAATGGACAGAATGGGCTAATCAGAAGGTTATGCAAGCTGCTCGTAGGTTGAGTAAAGACAAATCTGAGCTCAAGACACTTCTGCTAGAAAAAGAAGAGGTTGAGAggcttaagaaagaaaagaagactttGGAGGAAAGCACCTTGAAAAAACAGGCTGAGATGGAAAATGCCTTACGTAAGGCTAGTGGACAAATTGAGCGAGCTAGTGCTGCTGTTCGTAGGCTTGAATGTGAGAACGCTGGACTAAGGAGGGAAATGGAAGCTGCAAAATTGCATGCAGTAGAGTCATCTGCAAGCTGTCAGGAGGTATTGAAGAGGGAAAAGAAGACACTCATGAAGTTCCAGTCATGGGAGAAGCAGAAAGCTATATTTCAGGATGAACTTGTAGCTGAAAAACGCAAGTTGATAGAACTGTACCAGCAAATGGAGCAAGCTAAAGTTGTTCAAAACCAACTTGAG GCTAGATGGAAGCAGGAAAAGAAGGCAAAAGAAGATTTTCTTACTCTGGCAAGTTCACTAAGGAAAGAACGAGAACAGATTGACGCTTCAGCTAAATCCAAAGAGGATACGACCAAATTCAAAGCAGGTTTACGAAAGTATAAAGATGATATTGAGAAGCTAGAAAAGGAGATATCCCAGCTTAGATTGAAGGCTGATTCTTCAAAGATAGCCGCTCTTAAAAGAGGCATAGATGGAAGCTATGCAAGCAGACTGACAGACCTTAGAAATGTCTCATTACCAAAGGACAACACTCGAATGCCTTATATTGCCACATTGGTGGCAGGTTTTGAGGACCATTCTAAGAGTGGAGGGTTGAAACGAGAACGTGAATGTGTCATGTGCTTGTCAGAGGAGAGGTCTATTGTTTTTCTCCCCTGCGCTCATCAGGTGGTATGCACGACATGCAATCAGCTCCATCAGAAGCAGGGAATGAAAGACTGTCCTTCATGTAGGAGCCCAATCCAGCGGCGTCTTTCTGTTCGTTATTCCAGTTTGTAG
- the LOC132051828 gene encoding receptor-like cytosolic serine/threonine-protein kinase RBK2 — protein MHVNMEQSPSFGDRDPARFSENPSNVGEGILDKGLSKMGQNKLLFCASISISAEELRCLTMGEGKIEKDSTEELFLDKVQSRDDVSEVSTIDASEDDAESTTSKSSSTSDSDGKFGSQWKGFIKRLKIGSAIHLHTFHPSLPSLPSIKMLPKWKSRSTEQSVPMVPTPNLDTNDLRHCFQAHWKNFFLSDLQKATDNFSRENLIGEGGSSEVYKGHLEDGQLVAVKRLIRGTQEEMTADYLSELGILVHVNHPNIAGVIGYGVEGGMHLVLPLSPHGSLANLLNGEKGKLAWCYRYNIALGAAAGLAYLHEGCRRRIIHRDIKTANVLLTEDFEAQISDFGLAKWLPDQWTHLTVSQFEGTFGYLPPEFFMHGVVDEKTDVYAFGVLLLELISGRPALDESRNSVVMWAKPMLLSKNHSGLVDPSLGDAHDSEQMNRMVMVASLCIQQASTDRPQMSQVHEMLKGSGSILERKKTFQNASRQEDISHKVNLLLDLPSPKCKDDPNYQQNQAELEKYNINPLLQ, from the exons ATGCACGTAAATATGGAGCAAAGTCCGAGTTTTGGGGATAGAGATCCGGCAAGATTCAG TGAGAATCCCTCCAATGTCGGCGAAGGAATCTTGGACAAGGGGCTCTCAAAGATGGGGCAAAATAAGCTACTTTTTTGTGCTTCCATTTCTATCTCCGCTGAAG AGTTGCGGTGTCTTACTATGGGGGAAGGAAAAATAGAAAAGGATTCAACTGAAGAATTATTTCTGGACAAAGTTCAATCACGAGATGACGTGTCTGAGGTGTCAACAATCGATGCTTCCGAAGATGATGCAGAGTCTACAACTTCCAAGTCCAGCAGCACTTCAGATTCGGATGGAAAATTTGGATCTCAGTGGAAAGGATTCATTAAAAGACTAAAGATTGGGTCAGCCATACATTTacatactttccatcctagcTTACCTTCGCTGCCTTCTATTAAGATGCTACCGAAATGGAAAAGTAGGAGTACAGAACAGAGCGTGCCAATGGTGCCTACTCCTAATCTAGATACTAATGATTTACGTCACTGCTTTCAAGCGCACTGGAAGAATTTCTTCCTCTCTGATCTTCAGAAAGCTACCGACAACTTTAGCCGTG AAAACTTAATCGGTGAGGGAGGTTCATCTGAAGTATATAAGGGACATCTTGAAGATGGACAACTAGTGGCAGTTAAAAGGCTGATCAGGGGAACTCAAGAGGAGATGACAGCCGACTACTTATCTGAGCTCGGAATTCTGGTACATGTCAACCATCCCAATATTGCTGGTGTTATTGGATATGGAGTTGAAGGAGGGATGCACCTTGTCCTTCCTCTGTCTCCACATGGGAGCTTAGCGAATCTTCTTAACG GTGAAAAGGGTAAATTAGCTTGGTGCTATAGGTATAATATCGCTCTAGGCGCTGCTGCTGGCCTTGCGTATCTCCATGAGGGTTGTCGGAGGAGAATCATCCATAGAGATATCAAGACAGCTAATGTTTTGCTGACTGAAGATTTTGAAGCTCAG ATATCTGATTTTGGACTTGCAAAATGGCTTCCTGATCAGTGGACACACCTCACCGTATCTCAGTTTGAAGGCACATTCGG ATACCTCCCTCCTGAGTTCTTCATGCATGGTGTTGTGGATGAAAAAACAGACGTCTATGCCTTTGGCGTTTTATTGTTGGAGCTCATTTCTGGACGTCCAGCTTTGGATGAATCTCGTAATAGTGTTGTGATGTGG GCCAAACCAATGCTCCTTAGTAAGAATCACAGTGGGTTAGTTGATCCATCACTTGGGGATGCCCATGACTCAGAACAGATGAATCGGATGGTGATGGTTGCCTCATTATGCATACAGCAAGCTTCAACAGATCGTCCTCAAATGAGCCAG GTTCACGAGATGTTAAAAGGTAGTGGAAGCATTCTTGAGAGAAAGAAAACGTTCCAAAATGCCAGTCGTCAAGAGGATATATCCCATAAAGTGAATTTACTGCTTGACTTGCCCTCACCAAAGTGTAAAGATGATCCGAATTACCAGCAGAATCAGGCAGAGTTGGAGAAATATAATATTAATCCCTTGTTACAATGA
- the LOC132053817 gene encoding uncharacterized protein LOC132053817, producing the protein MATEVLRPQDILIERFRVSPSALHRRRNNYGKGNDSFNPKPSSNNNYGNRVKPERERSEKKKLKNQPEPLMRKRCTSSEDLRPTHNGVKSNGDGIVMGRVTLLRRGESLDSLNPIFTKVGPGQKPEMMVPKHIRVGLSSADVISGSAAFPKSPVYAGSAFSNSPSPRALPLPSFFNNNNKKQEDFATRDLRRLLRLEY; encoded by the coding sequence ATGGCAACAGAGGTATTACGGCCACAGGATATTTTAATTGAACGGTTCAGAGTTTCACCATCGGCGTTACATCGCCGAAGAAACAACTACggaaaaggaaatgactcttttAACCCTAAGCCTTCCTCTAACAACAATTATGGAAACCGGGTCAAACCGGAAAGGGAAAGATCCGAGAAAAAGAAGCTGAAAAACCAACCTGAACCGTTGATGAGGAAGAGATGTACGAGTTCCGAAGATTTAAGACCAACTCATAACGGCGTTAAATCTAACGGTGACGGCATAGTGATGGGACGGGTCACACTTTTGAGAAGAGGCGAGTCTTTAGATTCGCTTAACCCGATATTTACGAAAGTCGGACCGGGTCAAAAACCGGAAATGATGGTTCCAAAGCATATCCGGGTCGGGTTATCTTCTGCTGACGTCATTTCCGGTTCAGCAGCATTTCCAAAGTCGCCGGTTTATGCCGGTTCGGCTTTTTCAAATTCGCCATCACCTAGAGCTCTTCCTTtgccttctttttttaataataataacaaaaagcAAGAAGACTTTGCCACTAGAGATTTAAGGCGCTTGCTCCGGCTTGAATACTAA